One Dasania marina DSM 21967 DNA segment encodes these proteins:
- a CDS encoding cation:proton antiporter: MDASSITFSFFLIFTGAAVLATIALYTRQPLLIAYIALGALIGPYGLNFVNDLSLLSDISQVGIIFLLFLLGLDMQPQALLSTMKKATPIAIISSLTFLLVGFGVSLAFGFSQSESIIIGAAMMFSSTIIGIKLLPTTILHHRHMGEMMISLLLLQDVIAIFVLLVLLSGDVGQFDITMMLKTIATLPLFIALSMLFVKYVLLKLIQTFDRFHEYIFLLALGWCLGLAEAAHQVGLSAEIGAFIAGISLATSPISQYIAVNLKPLRDFFLILFFFSLGARFDLAVLSDIIIPAAVLALLMLSLKPVVFQFLLRNASEKKVLAWDIGFRLGSISEFSLLIAFVAFDAALLGKNASHLIQATAIITFLISSYIVIFNYPTPIALNDKLRRD, encoded by the coding sequence ACCTTCTCGTTCTTTTTGATCTTCACTGGCGCCGCTGTTTTAGCCACTATAGCCCTTTACACCCGGCAACCCCTACTTATCGCCTATATCGCCCTAGGGGCTCTGATAGGCCCCTACGGGCTGAATTTTGTTAACGACCTCAGCCTGCTGTCAGACATTTCCCAGGTGGGCATCATCTTCCTATTATTTTTGCTGGGCTTGGATATGCAGCCACAAGCGCTGCTAAGCACCATGAAAAAAGCCACACCTATAGCTATTATTAGCTCGCTGACCTTTTTGCTAGTCGGTTTCGGGGTTAGCCTGGCCTTTGGCTTTAGCCAGAGCGAGTCCATTATTATTGGTGCCGCGATGATGTTTTCCAGCACCATCATAGGCATTAAGCTGTTACCCACCACTATTTTGCATCACCGCCACATGGGCGAAATGATGATCAGCCTACTGCTGCTGCAAGATGTTATCGCCATCTTTGTCTTGCTAGTGCTATTAAGTGGCGACGTAGGTCAGTTTGACATCACCATGATGTTAAAAACTATCGCCACTTTGCCCCTATTTATAGCGCTTTCCATGCTGTTTGTTAAATACGTGCTATTAAAACTGATACAAACTTTTGACCGCTTCCATGAATATATTTTCTTACTAGCGCTGGGCTGGTGCCTAGGCTTGGCTGAAGCCGCTCACCAAGTGGGTTTATCCGCTGAGATAGGTGCCTTTATTGCGGGCATTTCTTTAGCCACCAGCCCCATCTCGCAATATATCGCGGTTAACTTAAAACCGCTGCGAGACTTTTTCTTAATCTTGTTTTTCTTTTCACTGGGCGCACGCTTTGATTTGGCGGTACTGTCCGACATTATTATTCCCGCGGCAGTATTAGCGCTGTTAATGCTGAGTTTAAAGCCGGTGGTTTTTCAGTTTTTGTTGCGCAATGCCAGCGAGAAAAAAGTTCTAGCTTGGGATATAGGTTTTCGCCTGGGCTCTATCAGTGAGTTTTCGCTGCTCATCGCCTTTGTCGCTTTTGATGCCGCACTACTGGGCAAAAACGCTTCGCACTTGATACAGGCCACCGCGATTATCACTTTCTTGATTTCTTCCTATATAGTGATATTTAACTACCCTACCCCTATCGCCTTAAACGACAAACTGCGGCGCGATTAA
- a CDS encoding electron transfer flavoprotein-ubiquinone oxidoreductase: MERESMEFDVVIVGAGPAGLSAACRIRQLSLESGNDVSVCVVEKGSEVGAHILSGAVFEPTALNELFPDWSDKGAPLHTKVSHDDICYMTSADKGINVPGWAVPKTMHNEGNYIISLGNLCRWLAEQAEELGAEIYPGFAAAEILYHEDGRVKGIATGDMGVAEDGSHKDSYAEGMELHAKYTLFSEGCRGHLGKQLIEQFQLDAGKDPQHYGLGIKEIWKIADDKHQQGKVFHSTGWPLSESGSFGGGFLYHVEDNQVSLGLITDLGYSNPHLSPYEEFQRFKQHPAVKSVLEGGERLSYGARAIAKGGLQSLPKMTFPGGLLIGCDAGTLNFAKIKGSHTAMKSGMIAAETVHAAISQEQKEGQELTEYTTAFESSWLYKELKAQRNFGPAQHKWGNLFGSAYAFIDINIFNGNLPWTLQDSKPDHAQMLPAAECKKIPYTKPDGVISFDRPSSVFLSNTNHEEDQPCHLTLKDASIPISHNLPLYDEPAQRYCPAGVYEVVTTDNGEPRFQINGQNCVHCKTCDIKDPTQNIVWVTPEGLGGPNYPNM; the protein is encoded by the coding sequence GTGGAAAGAGAATCAATGGAGTTCGACGTTGTTATCGTCGGTGCAGGCCCTGCAGGCTTATCGGCCGCTTGCCGTATCAGGCAGCTCAGCCTAGAGAGCGGCAACGACGTTAGCGTCTGCGTAGTCGAAAAAGGCTCTGAGGTGGGCGCCCATATACTCTCTGGTGCAGTGTTTGAACCCACGGCCCTCAATGAGTTGTTTCCAGACTGGAGCGACAAAGGCGCACCGTTACACACCAAAGTCAGCCACGACGACATCTGCTATATGACCAGTGCCGACAAAGGCATAAACGTGCCGGGCTGGGCTGTACCCAAAACCATGCACAATGAAGGCAATTATATTATCAGCCTAGGCAACCTATGCCGCTGGCTGGCTGAACAGGCTGAAGAACTAGGGGCCGAAATCTACCCCGGTTTTGCCGCCGCCGAAATTCTCTACCATGAAGATGGTCGCGTCAAAGGCATAGCCACTGGCGATATGGGTGTCGCCGAAGATGGCAGCCACAAAGACAGCTATGCCGAAGGCATGGAGCTACACGCCAAGTACACCCTATTCTCTGAAGGTTGCCGCGGTCATTTAGGCAAGCAGTTGATAGAGCAATTCCAACTTGATGCCGGTAAAGACCCTCAACACTACGGCCTGGGCATTAAGGAAATCTGGAAGATTGCTGACGACAAACACCAGCAAGGCAAAGTGTTTCACTCTACTGGCTGGCCTTTAAGTGAAAGCGGCAGCTTTGGTGGCGGCTTCCTCTATCACGTAGAAGACAACCAAGTCTCGCTGGGCCTTATCACCGATCTAGGTTATAGCAACCCACACCTCAGCCCCTATGAAGAGTTTCAGCGCTTTAAGCAGCACCCTGCGGTTAAGAGCGTATTGGAAGGCGGTGAGCGCCTATCCTACGGTGCCAGAGCGATAGCCAAGGGCGGCCTGCAATCGCTACCCAAAATGACCTTCCCCGGCGGCTTACTCATAGGCTGTGATGCGGGCACCTTAAACTTTGCCAAAATTAAAGGCAGCCACACCGCCATGAAATCGGGCATGATCGCCGCCGAAACGGTACATGCGGCTATCAGCCAAGAGCAAAAAGAGGGGCAGGAACTAACTGAGTACACCACCGCCTTTGAAAGCTCATGGCTGTATAAAGAGCTCAAAGCACAGCGTAACTTTGGCCCAGCGCAACACAAATGGGGCAATCTATTCGGCTCGGCCTATGCCTTTATCGATATCAATATCTTTAACGGTAACCTACCCTGGACCTTGCAAGACAGCAAACCTGATCACGCGCAAATGCTACCTGCAGCCGAGTGCAAAAAAATACCTTACACCAAGCCCGACGGCGTGATTAGTTTTGACCGCCCAAGTTCGGTATTTTTATCCAACACCAACCACGAAGAAGATCAACCCTGCCACCTCACCCTAAAAGATGCCAGCATCCCTATTAGCCACAATTTACCGCTATACGATGAACCGGCGCAGCGCTACTGCCCAGCGGGTGTGTATGAAGTGGTGACTACAGATAATGGCGAACCGCGTTTTCAGATTAACGGCCAAAACTGCGTGCACTGTAAAACCTGTGATATTAAAGACCCAACGCAAAATATCGTATGGGTAACCCCCGAAGGACTAGGCGGCCCCAATTACCCTAACATGTAG
- a CDS encoding electron transfer flavoprotein subunit alpha/FixB family protein: MSILILAEHDNATLNAATLNTVACAQQIGGDITLLVAGADCAAAGEQAAKVNGVAKVLVADNAAYGHQLAENVSLLMAELAKDYSHVLAAATTNGKNILPRVAALLDVAQISDVTAVVSTDTFKHPIYAGNMIETVQSADAIKVLTVRGTAFDGVAAEGGSASVESVAAVHDAGLSSFVGEELAVSDRPELTAASIVISGGRGMQNGENFALLESVADKLGAAVGASRAAVDAGFVPNDMQVGQTGKIVAPDLYIAVGISGAIQHLAGMKDSKVIVAINKDEDAPIFQVADYGLVADLFEAVPELNNAL, encoded by the coding sequence ATGAGCATTTTAATTTTAGCTGAACACGATAACGCTACCCTCAACGCGGCTACGTTAAACACAGTAGCCTGTGCCCAACAAATTGGTGGTGATATCACCTTATTAGTTGCGGGCGCCGATTGTGCGGCTGCCGGTGAGCAAGCGGCAAAAGTCAACGGTGTGGCAAAAGTGCTAGTGGCCGACAACGCCGCTTACGGCCATCAGCTGGCCGAGAATGTAAGCCTGCTAATGGCAGAGCTGGCAAAAGATTACAGCCATGTATTGGCTGCGGCGACTACCAACGGTAAAAATATTTTGCCACGGGTTGCTGCGCTATTAGACGTGGCGCAAATATCTGATGTGACCGCTGTGGTTAGTACTGATACCTTTAAGCACCCGATTTATGCCGGTAATATGATAGAGACTGTGCAATCTGCCGATGCTATCAAAGTGTTAACCGTGCGCGGTACCGCCTTTGATGGTGTTGCTGCTGAAGGTGGCTCTGCCAGCGTAGAAAGTGTAGCGGCGGTACACGATGCCGGGCTTTCTAGTTTTGTGGGTGAAGAGTTAGCCGTTAGCGACAGGCCAGAATTAACAGCAGCTTCTATTGTTATCTCTGGTGGCCGTGGTATGCAAAATGGCGAGAACTTTGCCTTGTTGGAATCGGTAGCTGATAAGTTAGGTGCTGCGGTAGGTGCTTCTCGCGCAGCGGTAGATGCAGGCTTTGTCCCTAACGATATGCAAGTGGGGCAAACCGGTAAAATCGTAGCGCCAGACTTGTATATAGCTGTTGGCATCTCCGGTGCGATACAGCATTTAGCGGGTATGAAGGACAGCAAGGTAATAGTTGCTATCAACAAAGATGAAGACGCGCCTATATTTCAGGTGGCGGACTATGGCTTGGTGGCGGATTTATTTGAAGCCGTACCTGAGTTAAACAACGCTTTATAA
- a CDS encoding DUF6586 family protein yields the protein MANTLRDEVNLRLYCCRLQLEFYQQRLAAAELPVNVIRCWAGEAGLAHLQRAYQAYLLELAQAYNVVAAGVTSARQLAPLMAAQNIIAAEMTQLCELEANEASWLSRLLAPTGAITAATTPQASSPDQIRLTALMPSMLDLEALQASHEALSQLIESQRSFTQEW from the coding sequence ATGGCTAACACACTGCGCGATGAGGTTAATTTACGCCTGTATTGTTGTCGCCTGCAGTTAGAGTTCTATCAACAAAGGCTTGCCGCCGCCGAGTTGCCTGTAAATGTCATACGGTGCTGGGCGGGGGAGGCGGGGCTGGCGCACTTACAGCGCGCTTATCAAGCGTATTTATTAGAACTGGCTCAGGCTTATAATGTTGTAGCTGCGGGCGTTACTAGTGCTCGGCAGTTAGCGCCGCTTATGGCCGCGCAAAATATCATTGCGGCTGAAATGACCCAGCTCTGTGAATTAGAGGCGAATGAAGCCAGTTGGCTGTCACGGCTGTTAGCGCCTACAGGCGCTATAACCGCAGCTACAACACCGCAAGCCTCATCCCCTGACCAGATAAGGCTAACCGCCTTGATGCCCAGCATGCTGGATTTAGAGGCCTTGCAGGCGAGCCATGAGGCTTTAAGTCAGTTAATAGAAAGCCAGCGCAGTTTTACGCAGGAGTGGTAG
- a CDS encoding electron transfer flavoprotein subunit beta/FixA family protein, with translation MKVLVAVKRVADYNVKVRPKADGTGADLNNVKMAINPFCEIAVEEAVRLKEKGIASEVIAVSVGDKACQEQIRTALALGADRGIHVESVGNLQPLAIAKLLKAVVDKEQPDLVLMGKQAIDGDNNQTGQMLGALANMPQGTFASEVIIADGKVAVTREVDGGLQTISLTLPAIVTTDLRLNEPRYAKLPNIMKAKKKPLDVLTPEELAVDVAPRLTTVKVEPPAERAAGIKVASVAELVDKLRNEAKVI, from the coding sequence ATGAAGGTTCTTGTTGCTGTAAAGCGAGTAGCAGACTACAACGTTAAGGTTAGGCCAAAAGCCGACGGCACCGGTGCAGACCTTAACAATGTGAAAATGGCAATTAACCCTTTTTGTGAAATCGCAGTTGAAGAAGCTGTGCGCTTAAAGGAAAAAGGTATTGCTAGCGAAGTGATAGCGGTGTCGGTAGGCGACAAAGCCTGCCAAGAGCAAATTCGTACCGCTCTGGCGCTAGGTGCCGATAGAGGCATACACGTTGAAAGCGTGGGTAATTTACAGCCCTTAGCCATCGCCAAGCTATTAAAAGCCGTGGTCGATAAAGAACAGCCCGATTTAGTGCTTATGGGCAAGCAGGCGATAGACGGCGACAATAACCAAACCGGTCAAATGTTAGGTGCTTTAGCCAATATGCCACAGGGCACTTTTGCTTCGGAAGTAATTATTGCCGATGGCAAAGTTGCGGTGACCCGTGAAGTGGATGGTGGTTTACAAACGATAAGTTTAACTTTGCCCGCTATAGTCACCACCGATCTGCGCTTAAACGAACCTCGTTACGCTAAGCTGCCGAATATTATGAAGGCCAAGAAAAAGCCTTTAGATGTGTTAACGCCCGAAGAATTGGCCGTTGATGTCGCTCCGCGTTTGACCACGGTTAAAGTTGAGCCGCCTGCTGAACGCGCTGCGGGTATTAAAGTGGCGTCAGTCGCTGAGTTAGTCGATAAATTACGTAATGAGGCGAAGGTGATCTAA